CCTATACATCAATGTGGTGTCCCGGAACAGTCGGCGGCCGCTGCCCCCTTGTATGTTCGCGTCCAATACACTAGATTTCAAAATTGGAACGTGGGTCTTTCCGCGTAATCCATGCATTTTTTCACAAGCAACGATGGAAGGATCCTGGCATTGGACCGCAATTCGACTTTGCCGCGTGATGTCAGCAAGTTGTTTTACAAGGAAGAGCGTCTCGCTCTGTTCATAGACGGCGCCAACCTCTACGCCGCAGCGCGTTCGTTGGGCTTCGACATTGATTACAAAAGGTTGCGTGACGGGTTCGCCGGGGAAGGCCGGCTGGTTCGCGCCTTCTACTACACCGCGCTGGTCGAAGACCAGGAATACTCCCCGATTCGTCCGCTGGTCGACTGGCTCGACTACAACGGCTATACCATGGTCACCAAGCCGACCAAGGAATTCACCGACGCATCGGGCCGGCGCAAGATCAAGGGCAATATGGACATCGAGCTGGCCATCGACGTGATGGAGATGGCCGACCATGTCGATCACATCCTGCTCTTCTCCGGCGACGGTGACTTCCGCCGGCTGGTGGAGGCGGTACAGCGCAAGGGCGTGCGCTTCAGCGTCGTCAGCACCGTCCGCTCGCAGCCGCCGATGGTCGCCGACGAGCTGCGCCGTCAGGCCGACAACTTCATCGAACTCCAGGAACTGGCGCCCTTCATCGCCCGCACCCACCATCACCGCGAGCAGGCGCCGTCCCACCATGACCAACAGGGTGGGCCGACGATGTACGATCCCGACGACCGGGGCTGATCGCACCGGAAGACCGTCCATGAAAAAAGGAGCGCACGAGCGCTCCTTTTTCATTCGTGGCAGTGATTTGTTCGGTAGTGCCGCGGCTAGGGGGCACTCACCCGGCGCCGGTTCCGTGCCATGCGGTCGGCCGTTTTCAGCGCCGCGATCAGGCTGGTCGCGTTGGCGACGCCCGTGCCGGCGATGTCCAGCGCGGTCCCGTGATCGGGCGAAGTGCGGACGAAGGGCAGCCCCAGCGTGATGTTCACGCCGCCGTCGAAATCCACCGTCTTCACCGGGATCAGCGCCTGATCGTGGTACATGCACAACGCGGCGTCATAGCCGCGGCGGGCGGCGGCGTGGAACATGGTGTCGGGCGGGCGCGGACCGGAAACGTCGATGCCGTCCGCGCGCAGGATGGCGATCGCCGGCTCGATGATGTCGATCTCTTCGCGGCCCATCGCCCCACCCTCCCCCGCATGGGGATTGAGCCCGGCGACGGCCAGCCTCGGCCGCTCGATGCCGAAGTCACGCGCCAGTGAAGCCGCGGTGACGCGGCCGGCATGAACGATGGCCTCTGTGGTCAGCAGGGTCACCGCGTCACGCACCGAGACATGGATGGTGACCGGCACCACCCGCAGATCGGCTGCCGCCAGCAT
The Azospirillum sp. TSA2s DNA segment above includes these coding regions:
- the pdxA gene encoding 4-hydroxythreonine-4-phosphate dehydrogenase PdxA codes for the protein MTAAPPDKLPLALTMGEPAGIGGDITLKAWAARHEAGLPPFVVLDDPARLAALAAKLGLAVPVQAVSSPDEAVALFDSALPVLPVGLGTAVIAGKPDPANGAAVIASIDRAVALVQGGQAAAVVTNPIQKSSLYAAGFRHPGHTEYLAHLAGLADEPIMMLAAADLRVVPVTIHVSVRDAVTLLTTEAIVHAGRVTAASLARDFGIERPRLAVAGLNPHAGEGGAMGREEIDIIEPAIAILRADGIDVSGPRPPDTMFHAAARRGYDAALCMYHDQALIPVKTVDFDGGVNITLGLPFVRTSPDHGTALDIAGTGVANATSLIAALKTADRMARNRRRVSAP
- a CDS encoding NYN domain-containing protein, with the translated sequence MFYKEERLALFIDGANLYAAARSLGFDIDYKRLRDGFAGEGRLVRAFYYTALVEDQEYSPIRPLVDWLDYNGYTMVTKPTKEFTDASGRRKIKGNMDIELAIDVMEMADHVDHILLFSGDGDFRRLVEAVQRKGVRFSVVSTVRSQPPMVADELRRQADNFIELQELAPFIARTHHHREQAPSHHDQQGGPTMYDPDDRG